Below is a window of Phaenicophaeus curvirostris isolate KB17595 chromosome 15, BPBGC_Pcur_1.0, whole genome shotgun sequence DNA.
CAAatttagagggggaaaaagatgccaaaagtAAAGTCAGATGAACTCTAGGGAAAACATTGCCACAGGTTATACCCTGGAGCATTTCCTGTCACAAGGCCCAAGCCTCTGGCTGTGCTGACTCCGTCCTAGTTAAAGGAAAGACTATTGAACTCTTCCCCAGAGAGCATCCCTGCGTTCTCTGGTGCCACATCCTCAGCAGTGAGAGGGCCTTGGGGAAAAACCTGTTCCTCATCAGTGTCCCCGCCCAGGGCACAGTGCTGTGGTGGCAGGCTGGGCAGGATGGGCTTCAGGAACTTGAACTCACTGTTGCCTGAACCTGTTGTGAGGCTGATCTCATAGCaatagggatggggcagggtccCTGCAGAGGCTGCATCAGCCAGGCTGCTCGGAAAGTTGCTGGCAGCATAAAGCACATGTCCAtccttcagctcctttctcttgcaCACCTTGCAAGTGATGAATGCTGCCATGGATGTGAGGAAGAGCAGTGAGACAAAGACCAGGGAAATGATTAAATAGGTTGTCAAGGAGTCACTGTCGTCCACTATGTCTGGGCTGCCGTGTGGTAGCCGCACATCTGAGAAGTCATTGAGCAGAAGtgcactcagtgctgctgtggccGACAGCGGTGGTCGCCCATTGTCTCGCACCAGGATGATGAGCTTCTGCTTCACGGTGTCTCTCTCCGTCACTGGCCTCCTCAGATGCACCTCCCCACTTTGGGCACCCACCACAAACAGACCGGGGTCACTGGCCTTCAGCAGGTGGTACGAGAGCCATGAGTTCTGCCCTGAGTCAGCATCAATAGCCACCACTTTGGTGACCAGGTACCCTGCCTCAGCCGACATGGGCACCAGCTCGCtggatgctgggctgctgtcCTGGGCTGGATGCAGCACCAGTGGCGCATTGTCATTCTCATCCACCACAACAAGGTGGACAGTGACGTTGGCACTGAGGGGAGGAGATCCTGCATCAGAGGCAATCACCAGGACCTCAGTCTGCTTCAGCTGCTCATAGTCCAGAGGTCGCAGCACAAACACGTGCCCATTCTCAGAGTTCACAGAGATGCAGGAACAGGGAGGCTGCCCTATGGGGTGAACTGGTGCCAGGGAATAGGTCACCTTGGCATTGGGGCCTATGTCAGCATCTGAGGCATACACGGTTCCAACAAGAACAGTGGGGACATTGTTCTCACGCACGTACATGGTGTATGATGTCTGGTTGAAGACAGGTGCATTGTCGTTGACATCAGAGATGTCCACCGTGAAGGTCTGGGTGGTGGTGagaggaggtgtccctgcgtcTGCTGCTGTGACAGTTACAATGTACCGTGCCATTTCCTCCCGGTCCAGTGTGGTCACAGTCACCAGCTCATAGTAATTCTTATAGGCTGGCCGCAGGGAGAATGACAACTGGTCCTCAAGGGCACAGGTGACCTTCCCGTTGGCTCCAGCATCACGGTCCCTGACAGTGAAGAAGGCAACCACTGTCCCAGTTGGCACGTTCtcagggagggggctgctgaaggaactCACCACCAGCTCTGGTGCATTGTCATTCACATCCAGCACCTCCACCAACACCTTGGACACTGCTGAAAGGCCTCCACCATCTGTCGCTCGCACTCTGAGCTCATGTTTCTCAGCTTCTTCAAAGTCCAGAGGCTTTGTCAGTTTAATTTCACCACTCATGGGGTCTATCACAAATGCTGATTCACGCTGTCCCACCTCTTGGCTGAAGTGGTAGAAGATGTCCCCATTAGTACCCAGATCCAGATCAGTTGCCATCACCCTCAGAACCACGGTGCCCTCGGGGGCATCTTCCAAAATCTGACCGACATAGAGCTTCTGTGTAAAGACGGgagcattgtcatttacatcTAGAATGATAATGTGGATTTGAGTTGTCCCGCTCCTTGGTGGAGAGCCCCCGTCCACAGCAATGAGGCTGAAACTCATCTCCGCCTGCTCCTCTCTGTCTAGAGGCTTTTCCAAAACCAGTTCCACATGCTTATCTTCCTCACTCTGACTCCCAAATAAGACCCTAAAATGCTCGGTCTCGGGAGAGATGCTGTAAGACTGGACGCTGTTGCTACCTATATCCAGGTCCTCAGCAACCTCCAGAGGAAAACGCGAGCCGGGGTCGGTCCTCTCTGGGATTTTAAGCGTGATCTGCTCGTCCGGGAAGCGGGGCGAGTGGTCGTTGACGTCCCGCACGGCCACCTCGATGCGGAAGAACTGCAGCGGGtcggccagcagcagctccaagggcaGCGTGCAGGCGGGCGCCTGGGCGCACAGCTCCTCCCGGTCGAGCCTCTCGGCCACGACGAGGCGGCCGGTGGCGCGGTCCAAGCGCAAGCGCTGCCGGCCGTCCTCCGAGGCCAGGCGGGCGCGGCGAGCCGAGAGCTGCGCCGGGGCCAGCCCCGCGTCCTCGGCCACGTCGGCTACGAGCGAGCCGCTCGGCGCCTCCTCGGCTACGGAGTagcgcaggggctgggagcgagCGTGCGGCagcgagaggagagcagagagacaaagcactTGCCTTGCGATCGCcatggcggggcggcgggcgggctccGGCGGGCGGCTCGGGCGCGCGGTCCTCGGCGGCGAGCGGCGCCCGGCagcggcgagggcggcggcgagggcggcggcgagggcgggCGGGCTCCCTGGGGCCGAGTGCGGCTGGCGGCCCGGCAGCGGCTGGCCCGGGGCCCCGCTCGCcaccgctcgccgccgcccGGCTGCGCTGCGCTGggcagggccgggccgggctcggGCGCCTCCCCGCCCGCAGCCGCTCGGCGCCGCCTTGGCCGGGAGCTCCCCCCTGCGGGCCGCGGCGGGACTGCGCCTCCCGCCACCGCCACCGCCACCGCGCTTCCCTCTCGCCGAGACACACGCTCCGCGCTCCGCTCGCCGCACCCGGCGGCCTTGCAAGGGCTCCAGAGGGCTTTGTGCTCAGCGACcgggctgagctcctgccccggggggaggaggcggcgccgcAGGGCTGGGAGATAAAAGGCAGCGAAGCGCACAGGGAGGTCACTAGTTAGAGCCCCTGATACACAAACGCTAACGGTCCGGAGCTAACGGAGACAGCAGGAAAGCCCAGGGATCTAAGGACACGCAGCGATGGGACATTAAAGGCACCATTCAAGTGT
It encodes the following:
- the LOC138727255 gene encoding protocadherin beta-15-like, whose protein sequence is MAIARQVLCLSALLSLPHARSQPLRYSVAEEAPSGSLVADVAEDAGLAPAQLSARRARLASEDGRQRLRLDRATGRLVVAERLDREELCAQAPACTLPLELLLADPLQFFRIEVAVRDVNDHSPRFPDEQITLKIPERTDPGSRFPLEVAEDLDIGSNSVQSYSISPETEHFRVLFGSQSEEDKHVELVLEKPLDREEQAEMSFSLIAVDGGSPPRSGTTQIHIIILDVNDNAPVFTQKLYVGQILEDAPEGTVVLRVMATDLDLGTNGDIFYHFSQEVGQRESAFVIDPMSGEIKLTKPLDFEEAEKHELRVRATDGGGLSAVSKVLVEVLDVNDNAPELVVSSFSSPLPENVPTGTVVAFFTVRDRDAGANGKVTCALEDQLSFSLRPAYKNYYELVTVTTLDREEMARYIVTVTAADAGTPPLTTTQTFTVDISDVNDNAPVFNQTSYTMYVRENNVPTVLVGTVYASDADIGPNAKVTYSLAPVHPIGQPPCSCISVNSENGHVFVLRPLDYEQLKQTEVLVIASDAGSPPLSANVTVHLVVVDENDNAPLVLHPAQDSSPASSELVPMSAEAGYLVTKVVAIDADSGQNSWLSYHLLKASDPGLFVVGAQSGEVHLRRPVTERDTVKQKLIILVRDNGRPPLSATAALSALLLNDFSDVRLPHGSPDIVDDSDSLTTYLIISLVFVSLLFLTSMAAFITCKVCKRKELKDGHVLYAASNFPSSLADAASAGTLPHPYCYEISLTTGSGNSEFKFLKPILPSLPPQHCALGGDTDEEQVFPQGPLTAEDVAPENAGMLSGEEFNSLSFN